A single window of Thalassoroseus pseudoceratinae DNA harbors:
- a CDS encoding cold-shock protein produces the protein MAEGTIKKLTEKGFGFIDTGKGKDLFFHLSNLDGVHYNDLYEGQQVSYEEGQGPKGPRAENVRPL, from the coding sequence ATGGCGGAAGGCACGATCAAAAAACTGACGGAAAAAGGTTTCGGATTCATCGACACTGGAAAAGGGAAAGACTTGTTCTTCCACCTTTCCAACCTGGACGGTGTGCACTACAACGACCTCTATGAAGGTCAACAGGTTTCGTACGAAGAAGGACAAGGCCCCAAGGGACCGCGTGCCGAAAACGTCCGCCCACTCTAA
- a CDS encoding S41 family peptidase, whose product MLGIKRTRSVTAVLAAVTMTCGLSIGMAEEIAEPKPEKDADYYQLMKMFVDTFEQIDRNYVTDVDRRKLMEAAIQGMLKDLDPYSTFIPPEELARFNQSVDQEFGGIGIQVQIDPESSRLTVITPLPGTPAYKAGVRAGDLIMEIEGKSTDGYTIDDAVKALKGKPGEEVSIGVLHLGESKTETLTMERAIIKMDTILGYERVEGEDNWDFMLDEKQKIGYIRMSHFSRRTADELLKAMDDLKADGMKALVLDLRFNPGGLLSQATQIADLFLEEGRIVSTKGRNTPERVWDAHKPGTFEDFPMVVLINRFSASASEILSAALQDHKRALVVGERSWGKGSVQNVIELDNGASALKLTTATYHRPSGKNIHRNAESEKTGEWGVMPDVVVKFSNEEIKKYLDDRRDRDIIREEGTSESKFKDRQLSRALKYLENKLNGKPDEKPEATSAEKKAA is encoded by the coding sequence ATGCTCGGTATAAAACGAACTCGATCCGTTACGGCCGTGCTGGCGGCAGTGACGATGACCTGCGGACTTTCCATCGGTATGGCGGAAGAAATCGCCGAACCCAAGCCGGAGAAAGACGCCGACTACTATCAATTGATGAAGATGTTCGTCGACACCTTCGAGCAGATCGATCGGAATTACGTGACCGATGTCGATCGTCGCAAGTTGATGGAGGCGGCCATTCAGGGCATGCTCAAAGACCTTGATCCGTATTCCACGTTCATCCCGCCCGAGGAGCTGGCTCGATTCAATCAATCGGTTGATCAGGAATTCGGGGGGATCGGAATCCAAGTGCAGATCGATCCGGAATCCAGCCGTCTCACTGTGATCACACCGCTGCCGGGAACACCAGCCTACAAAGCCGGCGTGCGAGCGGGCGACCTTATTATGGAAATCGAAGGCAAATCCACTGACGGGTACACTATCGACGACGCCGTCAAAGCCCTGAAAGGCAAACCAGGGGAAGAGGTCAGCATTGGCGTCCTGCACCTGGGCGAGAGCAAAACCGAAACGCTGACGATGGAACGAGCCATCATCAAAATGGATACGATCTTGGGTTACGAGCGAGTTGAGGGCGAAGACAATTGGGACTTCATGCTCGATGAGAAGCAGAAAATCGGCTACATCCGCATGTCGCATTTCAGTCGCCGCACCGCTGACGAACTGCTCAAAGCGATGGATGACCTGAAAGCCGACGGAATGAAAGCCCTCGTGCTCGACCTGCGATTTAACCCAGGTGGTCTGCTTTCCCAAGCAACTCAGATCGCAGATTTGTTTTTGGAAGAGGGTCGTATTGTCAGTACCAAAGGCCGGAACACTCCGGAACGAGTTTGGGATGCCCACAAGCCGGGCACATTCGAAGACTTTCCTATGGTTGTCTTAATCAACCGATTTAGTGCCTCCGCGAGTGAGATTCTCAGTGCAGCTTTGCAAGACCACAAACGAGCTTTGGTGGTCGGTGAACGAAGCTGGGGCAAAGGCAGCGTGCAGAATGTCATCGAATTGGACAACGGTGCGAGTGCCCTCAAGCTGACGACGGCGACATATCACCGCCCAAGCGGCAAAAACATCCATCGCAACGCCGAGTCGGAGAAAACCGGCGAATGGGGCGTTATGCCAGACGTGGTTGTTAAGTTCTCAAACGAGGAAATCAAAAAGTATCTTGATGACCGTCGGGACCGCGACATTATCCGCGAAGAAGGAACGAGCGAGAGTAAGTTCAAGGATCGTCAACTCTCGCGGGCTCTGAAGTATCTCGAGAACAAACTCAACGGCAAACCGGACGAAAAACCCGAAGCCACCAGTGCAGAAAAGAAGGCGGCCTAA